In one window of Cytophagaceae bacterium ABcell3 DNA:
- a CDS encoding erythromycin esterase family protein → MMIGRNDLLHISPETAKGYHPLQTPGDLDPLMERIGEAKYVLLGEATHGTHEYYTWRAEISKRLIQEKGFSFIAVEGDWPDCYKINRWVKGYKDAGEKITDVLKEIKRWPTWMWANWETVALTQWMQVHNQGLANDKKIGFYGLDVYSLWESMETIVSYLEKEDPETAKYAKRAIDCFEPYDMQEDAYASVMNTLDPTCKEEVVKLLMEVRKNADQYNGDSEAGLNTEINALVINNAEKYYRAMSQFGDISWNVRDRHMTETLNALMDFHGPDAKVIVWEHNTHIGDARYTDMADDGLLNVGQLVRQQHDEKDVVLVGFGSYEGSVIAGRMWGAEMEEMEVPPAAKNSVEDILHAVSSDNKLLIFKDNENLKNVFESWLQHRAIGVVYDPKREKHNYVPTKLAKRYDAFLYIDKSKAVHPLHIKPDGLLTPETFPFGV, encoded by the coding sequence ATGATGATAGGTAGAAACGATTTACTCCACATAAGTCCGGAAACAGCAAAAGGATATCATCCACTCCAAACGCCAGGAGACCTTGACCCTTTAATGGAAAGAATAGGCGAGGCCAAGTATGTATTACTGGGAGAAGCTACCCATGGCACGCATGAATATTATACATGGAGGGCCGAAATATCTAAACGACTGATACAAGAAAAAGGGTTTTCTTTTATTGCTGTAGAAGGGGACTGGCCCGATTGCTACAAAATCAATCGATGGGTAAAAGGGTATAAAGATGCCGGAGAAAAAATCACCGATGTTTTAAAAGAGATTAAACGATGGCCAACTTGGATGTGGGCAAACTGGGAAACAGTAGCGCTGACGCAATGGATGCAGGTGCACAACCAAGGTTTAGCCAATGACAAAAAAATAGGATTTTATGGACTAGATGTTTATAGCCTATGGGAATCTATGGAAACTATTGTTTCTTATTTGGAAAAAGAAGACCCAGAAACTGCCAAATATGCGAAACGAGCCATAGACTGTTTTGAACCATACGATATGCAAGAGGACGCTTATGCTTCTGTAATGAACACCCTTGACCCGACCTGTAAAGAAGAGGTGGTAAAACTGCTGATGGAGGTAAGAAAAAACGCAGACCAGTATAATGGAGATAGTGAAGCTGGGTTAAATACAGAAATCAATGCGCTGGTTATTAACAACGCCGAAAAATACTACCGGGCTATGTCTCAGTTTGGAGACATTTCATGGAATGTGCGAGACAGACATATGACCGAAACGCTGAACGCCCTTATGGATTTCCATGGTCCTGACGCTAAAGTTATCGTATGGGAGCACAACACCCATATTGGTGACGCCAGATATACAGACATGGCAGACGACGGTTTGCTGAATGTCGGGCAGCTAGTTAGGCAGCAGCATGACGAAAAAGATGTGGTGCTGGTGGGATTTGGATCTTATGAAGGCTCTGTCATCGCTGGACGAATGTGGGGAGCTGAAATGGAGGAAATGGAAGTACCGCCAGCCGCAAAAAACAGCGTAGAAGATATACTGCACGCTGTATCTTCAGACAATAAGCTGTTAATATTTAAGGACAATGAAAACCTAAAAAATGTATTCGAAAGCTGGTTGCAACATCGAGCTATCGGGGTTGTCTATGACCCCAAGAGAGAAAAGCACAATTACGTACCAACTAAACTCGCAAAAAGGTATGATGCTTTTCTTTATATAGACAAGTCAAAAGCGGTACACCCGCTGCACATAAAACCCGATGGATTGCTTACGCCAGAAACTTTTCCTTTTGGGGTATAG
- a CDS encoding GPW/gp25 family protein — protein sequence MNTEYYKIPLDFNRIFENKELKKCDIGEAISQNLQLIIVSHNGEHRHNPSFGCEIWEMDFDLIMNLRTWEEKLRKSLLNAISENEKKLEHVEVEVKVSEVEKKFIKDKYAAIKRQVDIFVYAVLVETGEKYHFHTQLYLSPISYN from the coding sequence ATGAATACAGAATATTATAAGATTCCGCTTGATTTTAATCGGATTTTTGAAAATAAAGAGCTGAAAAAGTGTGATATCGGTGAGGCTATTTCTCAAAACCTTCAGCTTATCATTGTAAGCCACAATGGGGAGCATAGGCATAATCCTTCGTTTGGATGTGAAATCTGGGAAATGGACTTCGACTTGATCATGAACCTGAGAACATGGGAAGAGAAGTTAAGAAAGTCTCTCTTGAACGCTATCTCTGAAAATGAGAAGAAGCTGGAGCATGTAGAGGTAGAGGTTAAAGTATCGGAAGTGGAAAAGAAATTTATCAAAGACAAATATGCAGCCATAAAGCGCCAGGTTGATATTTTTGTGTATGCTGTTCTGGTAGAGACTGGTGAAAAGTACCACTTTCATACACAGTTGTATTTGAGTCCTATATCTTATAATTAA